AAACTTAGAATCCTGAAAAATCCGGAAGCCGACCGAAGTCAGGATTCTTTACTCGGTTAATTCCTACCACTCAGGAACCGCAACACTAGGCCGGCCATGTTCATGAAGCCATGCTAGGAGTTCCCGAATACTCCCTTGTGCCAATGCGACACAGGTATCAGCGCCGCCGTAGTAGATGTTGATTGTATCTTTATCGGGCATAACCGTATAACCACAAGGAAACACAACCCCGCCAACATCGCCGAACCATTCATAGGGTTTTTCAGGCCCAAAAATCCATGAATCGGAGCGAAGCAGGCAGTTCTCGATAGTCATTGATTCAAAAAGCGCTAAACCCACTCGATAAAGTGAGCCGGAGGCTGTAGAGCGCACGCCATGATAAAGCATGAGCCAACCTTCTTCCGTTTCGATAAGAGGACAGCAAAGGCCGATTTTATTGGCATCCCACCAAGCGCCTCGTCTAGCTTCAAGTATTAGCCTATGGCTGCCCCAGTGGCGCAGATCGGGTGAGAAAGATGCCCATACATGCGCGCCTAATGGGGTTACTGGACGATGAATAAGCGCCCAGTTGTCACCGATTCGATGGGGTAAAAGTGTGGCATCTTTATCTTCCGGCGGCAT
This portion of the bacterium genome encodes:
- a CDS encoding glycosidase, whose product is MGSKAYESDHQTLFRRFVHNPLLTAEDWPYAVNTVFNPGATLLADGTTLLLCRVEDRRGLSHLCAARSKNGIDNWEIDPHPTLIPDPERNPGEIWGLEDPRITYVPELDQYAVVYTSFSKGGPGVSIALTKDFVSFERYGVVMPPEDKDATLLPHRIGDNWALIHRPVTPLGAHVWASFSPDLRHWGSHRLILEARRGAWWDANKIGLCCPLIETEEGWLMLYHGVRSTASGSLYRVGLALFESMTIENCLLRSDSWIFGPEKPYEWFGDVGGVVFPCGYTVMPDKDTINIYYGGADTCVALAQGSIRELLAWLHEHGRPSVAVPEW